A genomic window from Oceanobacillus timonensis includes:
- a CDS encoding ring-cleaving dioxygenase — protein MNPIRGMHHVTAITSSAEKNYEFFTYVLGMRLVKKTVNQDDIHTYHLFFADDEGNAGTDMTFFDFPGIPKGKHGTNEIYKTSLRVPSDEALEYWVKRFDRLGIAHTGIEQQFDVKTVSFADFDDQRYQLVSDENNNGRVAGTPWQNGPIPLEYGITGLGPVVVRVADFTFFKEVLEKVFMYNEISNDGALHLFEIGEGGNGARIIVEHNEELPPARQGYGTVHHAALCVDEREDLDAWQQRIEQFGFRTSGFVERFYFGSLYTPVAPQVLFEIATAGPGFMEDEPYETVGEKLALPPFLEPKREQIESQVREIDTVRSNKTIEKEYE, from the coding sequence ATGAATCCAATTCGTGGAATGCACCACGTTACAGCTATTACAAGCAGCGCCGAAAAGAACTATGAATTTTTTACCTATGTACTTGGGATGCGTTTAGTTAAAAAAACCGTTAATCAAGATGATATTCATACGTATCATTTATTCTTTGCAGATGATGAAGGAAATGCCGGAACAGATATGACCTTTTTTGATTTTCCGGGAATCCCGAAAGGTAAGCATGGAACAAACGAAATCTATAAAACATCTTTACGCGTGCCAAGTGATGAAGCACTGGAGTACTGGGTAAAACGCTTTGACCGCTTAGGTATCGCCCATACAGGAATAGAACAGCAATTTGATGTAAAAACTGTATCTTTCGCTGATTTTGATGATCAAAGGTATCAACTTGTTTCCGATGAAAATAACAATGGCAGAGTGGCAGGAACACCTTGGCAAAATGGTCCGATTCCATTAGAATATGGTATCACTGGACTTGGTCCTGTTGTTGTACGTGTCGCAGATTTTACTTTTTTCAAAGAAGTGCTGGAAAAAGTCTTTATGTACAATGAAATTTCGAATGACGGAGCTCTCCACCTATTTGAAATAGGTGAAGGAGGTAATGGCGCTCGAATCATCGTCGAGCATAATGAGGAATTACCACCTGCCAGACAGGGTTACGGTACCGTTCATCATGCGGCATTATGTGTAGATGAACGAGAAGATTTGGACGCTTGGCAGCAAAGAATAGAACAATTTGGTTTTCGAACTTCCGGGTTCGTTGAACGTTTCTATTTTGGTTCATTGTATACACCGGTTGCACCGCAAGTATTATTTGAAATTGCAACAGCTGGCCCAGGATTTATGGAAGATGAACCCTATGAAACAGTAGGAGAAAAATTAGCATTGCCACCATTCCTTGAGCCAAAGCGTGAACAGATTGAAAGTCAAGTAAGAGAAATTGACACAGTCCGCAGTAATAAAACAATAGAAAAAGAATATGAGTAA